One genomic segment of Acinetobacter sp. C26M includes these proteins:
- a CDS encoding pilus assembly protein, which yields MKKLETKKVYQNDARLEVQQNNWLNQTKVGMATAVITSLICTSIPTYAADLEIYKVPEDSVGATTLMMMLDLSGSMGYGLGYSNTSMSIQEDYNVCVGSRTNVKEDSSSTSYYSRYYCAVPANTTSQKVTGYWSPSATDANRKWVAGCEKQSDNSYRCYDRLTRLKDGLRQVLEGTSTVPRIDDKIIIGLSSFASNNGYIRVPARALNAESGVTKQVLVTKTRTVYDTVPIYETRQEEYVITPAVPAYNRLYWRRVTLTSTGTNYRYSTCSWNTTTKVCTSWSNLTSTVPKNPNFDSSKLSTSCSISGYYNCREFYDVIPAVPAVMGTRPIQVQIGTEQVPRIETYTEWETQNVLQRELLLNSLKNLDASGGTPTPYAYAEAAAYLMGTTTVTTMPNNLQVYFGMDDNRVGNSTRYYANCTVWSETNCTSWSYWNNAGSAFTPPPGYTKATNKSTFVTSDGNSYTGYYYTGPSPYNYSGFALSSSNTQKDGLYESPASITSQKNNSAKKECSGQGIYFLTDGQPQPGGVVTGSDGKSGTAYSLMSTALGSKSSLFSCSASPLGKRTGYDAPANGWACVGKFAQALLDPNQNPTALKIQTAVVGFGSSFGGGATESDDIKDAKDWGVVGDGGWIAGSSPEDVSKSINDFINKLNKDVPSMSTGSSTIPMDALNPSIIQSYAYFPQFEPKVNPADQQQLWFGNLKKYYVVNNGVYSSASGGTTNTVVLRSQLQDLADIWAKSGITYPENTPIYKKGGALSQLLLGTVTTTNDDGESSTTAGRKLLTDYTFDGTKDEANRVSRNFSLNRIDYNYTTNNTTKTDVASRVRGLMALLGYNISAETATNSLDLTTAPANLRQMGSVYHSLPILLTQEGKAVAETNATTNKVQISTVGRKDYVMFGTTQGLLSVVDASSGVEKFSFVPKEMIEKQSETFKENAGSLAGGKNALYYGMDGEWTAHTVYVTKSDGTLTVKGTVRNVIGSTKEEKENLSGKQWVYGGMRMGGRSYYSLDLTDIDTPKLKFHIDPSTGKVYSAAHPEGKSFSAIENMGQSWSKPKIDYVNWKGKRKLVMFVGGGYDAGGPQGDGTWANGIRTGYTGYEIYNYKQGNKRGAGVYMFDADNGDLLWYADANAEPDTETPTSGAGTSTTEAIPHLVNNDLTYSIASEIKTVDRNNDGMVDHIYFGDLAGQAFRVDFARSKEKFNTQGTKILNLHQTDGTSPRFYLPPVFTAHHSAGKKEGANVVVVSFISGNKSSPLLATSDSPTATGKTDPLGLQFDGVYAIYDYEIHPDGTFYPASHVAARTLAATDMGTASTSQLKYISNNDVVRNDTATTLVKGADANSESGWGGWYYLFEKKFSSTGVNRVDAGPSIIKGLAPLIAMEGNLYVTMYDASNNGTSSSCGAGVKGHSFTQRICLPTGVCSEDANYMYNLGAGINSLNVGSVSGGETKSIVVQDPADIGVGCVGTACKAGQKYITAGGSMRFIPNRWYERYAKAN from the coding sequence ATGAAAAAACTAGAAACTAAAAAAGTTTACCAAAATGATGCACGTTTAGAGGTGCAACAGAACAATTGGCTGAATCAGACAAAAGTAGGTATGGCGACTGCTGTAATTACATCGTTGATATGTACAAGTATACCAACTTACGCAGCTGACTTGGAAATTTATAAAGTTCCAGAGGATAGTGTTGGGGCAACAACACTTATGATGATGTTGGATTTATCAGGGAGTATGGGATACGGGCTCGGCTATTCAAATACGTCGATGAGTATTCAGGAAGATTATAATGTTTGTGTTGGTTCACGGACTAATGTTAAAGAAGATTCATCCTCAACTTCATATTATTCTCGTTATTATTGTGCTGTACCTGCCAACACTACAAGTCAAAAAGTTACGGGGTATTGGTCCCCTTCAGCAACAGATGCAAATCGAAAATGGGTAGCAGGTTGTGAAAAACAGTCTGATAATTCGTATAGATGTTATGACCGCTTAACTCGTTTAAAAGATGGTTTACGTCAAGTATTGGAAGGGACGTCAACAGTTCCACGAATTGATGATAAAATCATTATTGGCCTTTCTAGTTTTGCCTCAAATAATGGTTATATTCGCGTGCCAGCAAGAGCATTAAATGCTGAATCTGGAGTAACAAAACAGGTGCTGGTAACAAAAACAAGAACCGTTTATGACACTGTGCCAATTTATGAGACTCGACAGGAAGAATATGTTATCACTCCAGCAGTACCTGCATATAACCGCCTTTATTGGCGTCGAGTAACACTAACTTCTACTGGTACAAATTATCGTTATAGTACATGCTCGTGGAATACTACAACGAAAGTGTGTACGTCTTGGTCAAATCTTACATCAACCGTACCTAAGAACCCCAACTTTGATAGTAGTAAATTATCTACCTCATGTTCAATTAGTGGATATTATAATTGTCGGGAGTTCTATGATGTGATCCCAGCTGTTCCAGCTGTTATGGGAACAAGACCTATACAAGTTCAAATAGGTACTGAACAAGTGCCGCGTATAGAAACGTATACAGAATGGGAAACACAAAATGTATTACAGCGTGAATTATTACTAAACAGTTTAAAAAATCTAGATGCTAGTGGCGGTACGCCTACACCCTACGCATATGCAGAAGCTGCCGCTTATTTAATGGGGACAACAACTGTCACGACTATGCCAAATAATCTACAAGTCTATTTTGGTATGGATGATAATAGAGTGGGTAATAGTACAAGATATTATGCAAATTGTACGGTCTGGAGTGAAACTAACTGTACAAGTTGGAGTTATTGGAATAATGCTGGTAGTGCTTTTACACCGCCACCAGGGTATACAAAAGCCACTAATAAATCTACCTTTGTTACTAGTGACGGAAATTCTTATACTGGGTATTACTATACTGGCCCTAGTCCCTATAATTATTCTGGTTTTGCTCTATCGTCATCAAATACACAGAAAGATGGATTGTATGAAAGTCCAGCTTCTATTACATCTCAGAAAAATAATTCAGCTAAAAAAGAGTGTAGTGGACAAGGTATATATTTCTTAACGGATGGACAACCTCAGCCTGGAGGAGTTGTTACTGGTTCAGATGGGAAGAGTGGCACAGCATATAGTTTGATGAGTACTGCTCTAGGTTCAAAATCAAGTTTATTTAGTTGCTCAGCAAGTCCTTTAGGCAAAAGAACTGGATATGATGCTCCGGCAAATGGCTGGGCTTGTGTTGGTAAATTTGCTCAAGCATTACTTGATCCAAATCAGAATCCAACAGCGCTGAAAATTCAGACAGCAGTGGTTGGCTTTGGCAGTAGCTTTGGTGGAGGAGCTACAGAGTCTGATGACATTAAGGATGCGAAAGACTGGGGTGTTGTTGGGGATGGTGGTTGGATCGCAGGTTCAAGTCCAGAAGACGTTTCTAAAAGTATTAATGACTTTATTAATAAATTAAATAAAGATGTACCAAGTATGAGTACAGGTTCATCAACAATTCCTATGGATGCTTTAAATCCTAGTATCATTCAATCTTATGCCTATTTCCCGCAATTTGAACCTAAAGTAAACCCTGCTGATCAACAACAACTTTGGTTTGGTAATTTAAAAAAATACTATGTTGTAAATAATGGGGTTTATTCCAGTGCAAGTGGTGGTACTACTAATACGGTTGTTTTGAGGAGTCAGTTGCAAGATTTGGCTGATATCTGGGCGAAATCAGGTATAACCTATCCAGAAAATACTCCAATTTATAAGAAAGGTGGTGCACTAAGCCAATTACTGTTAGGTACAGTAACTACAACGAATGATGACGGAGAGTCTAGCACGACAGCAGGACGTAAACTCCTAACGGATTACACATTTGATGGAACAAAAGATGAAGCTAATAGAGTCAGTCGGAATTTTTCTTTAAATCGTATTGATTATAATTACACCACTAATAATACAACGAAAACGGATGTTGCTTCTCGTGTAAGAGGGTTAATGGCACTGTTGGGATATAATATTAGTGCTGAAACTGCAACAAATAGTTTGGACTTAACTACAGCACCTGCAAATTTACGCCAAATGGGGAGTGTCTATCACTCACTTCCTATCCTTTTAACTCAAGAGGGTAAGGCGGTTGCGGAGACGAATGCAACGACAAATAAAGTGCAGATTAGTACAGTAGGGCGTAAAGACTATGTCATGTTCGGTACGACTCAAGGTTTATTAAGTGTCGTGGATGCTTCTAGTGGGGTTGAAAAATTTAGCTTTGTTCCAAAAGAAATGATTGAGAAGCAGTCTGAAACATTTAAGGAGAATGCTGGAAGCTTAGCTGGTGGAAAGAATGCTCTGTACTATGGAATGGATGGTGAATGGACAGCACATACGGTTTATGTCACTAAATCAGATGGTACTTTAACAGTTAAAGGAACTGTGCGTAATGTGATTGGCTCCACTAAAGAAGAAAAAGAGAACTTAAGTGGTAAACAATGGGTATATGGTGGTATGCGCATGGGTGGTCGGAGCTATTATTCATTAGATCTAACAGATATTGATACCCCTAAACTAAAATTCCATATCGACCCAAGCACAGGAAAAGTTTATTCTGCAGCACATCCTGAAGGTAAATCTTTTTCAGCAATAGAAAACATGGGGCAAAGCTGGTCTAAACCAAAAATCGATTATGTTAACTGGAAGGGTAAGCGGAAACTGGTGATGTTTGTTGGTGGGGGATACGATGCTGGTGGACCGCAGGGAGATGGTACTTGGGCTAATGGTATTCGTACCGGTTATACTGGTTATGAAATATATAACTATAAGCAAGGTAACAAGCGTGGTGCTGGTGTGTATATGTTTGATGCTGATAATGGTGATCTGTTATGGTATGCCGATGCAAATGCGGAACCTGATACTGAAACACCTACTTCTGGAGCAGGGACATCCACGACTGAAGCCATTCCCCATTTAGTTAATAATGATTTAACATACAGTATCGCCAGTGAGATTAAAACAGTAGACCGTAATAATGATGGTATGGTTGATCACATTTATTTTGGTGACTTAGCTGGACAAGCATTCCGTGTAGACTTTGCTCGTAGTAAAGAAAAATTTAATACTCAAGGTACAAAAATTTTAAACTTACACCAGACAGATGGAACGAGTCCTAGGTTCTATTTGCCGCCAGTATTTACTGCTCATCATAGTGCTGGTAAAAAAGAAGGAGCAAATGTAGTCGTTGTTAGCTTTATATCAGGAAATAAAAGTTCTCCATTACTAGCGACGAGTGACTCTCCAACAGCAACAGGTAAAACAGATCCATTAGGTTTGCAATTTGATGGTGTATATGCAATCTATGATTATGAAATTCATCCAGATGGGACTTTTTACCCAGCTTCACATGTTGCAGCGAGAACATTGGCTGCAACAGATATGGGAACAGCTTCGACAAGCCAGTTAAAATATATAAGTAATAATGATGTAGTTCGTAATGATACAGCTACTACTCTGGTGAAAGGTGCGGATGCAAATTCAGAATCAGGTTGGGGGGGCTGGTATTATCTTTTCGAGAAAAAATTCAGTTCAACAGGAGTGAACCGGGTAGATGCTGGACCAAGTATCATTAAGGGATTAGCACCCCTCATAGCAATGGAAGGTAACTTATATGTCACAATGTATGATGCATCGAATAATGGTACCTCATCAAGTTGTGGGGCTGGAGTAAAAGGACATAGCTTTACTCAACGTATATGCTTGCCGACAGGGGTTTGCTCTGAAGATGCAAATTATATGTATAACTTAGGCGCTGGTATTAATTCTTTAAATGTTGGCTCAGTTAGCGGGGGAGAAACGAAATCTATTGTTGTTCAAGACCCAGCAGATATTGGTGTAGGGTGTGTTGGAACTGCATGCAAGGCAGGACAGAAGTATATTACCGCTGGTGGTTCAATGCGTTTTATTCCAAATCGTTGGTATGAACGTTATGCCAAGGCGAATTAA
- a CDS encoding GspH/FimT family pseudopilin, protein MQQAHDDLQSCAQKEHSFTDSSTRSIASRLAVVASTAQNHPFNFGHSSSSCAQTKPSFVHLRSGFTLVELIITIAIFAIIALLAAPSFATMYSRQKLESSARELVMKISEARSQAVLLRQSTGVCLASLSDDDCSTAIAIPKAETQRIFIVRLDRGVTSANSSSTNLSFRRNGSLAAQKDFILQRQNLSYCIQVGVIGDTTIKEGACT, encoded by the coding sequence ATGCAACAAGCACATGATGACTTACAGTCTTGCGCTCAGAAAGAGCATAGCTTTACCGATTCTTCTACTCGAAGCATAGCTTCTCGTCTTGCGGTAGTGGCGAGTACGGCTCAAAATCATCCGTTCAACTTCGGGCATAGCTCTTCGTCTTGCGCTCAGACAAAGCCTAGCTTTGTTCATCTTCGCTCAGGATTTACGTTGGTAGAGTTGATTATCACGATTGCTATTTTTGCGATCATTGCTTTGCTTGCAGCACCTTCATTTGCAACCATGTATAGCCGCCAAAAGCTAGAATCTTCTGCTCGTGAACTGGTGATGAAAATTTCAGAAGCGCGCAGTCAAGCTGTTTTGTTACGACAAAGTACGGGAGTCTGCTTAGCTTCTTTATCGGATGACGATTGCTCTACAGCCATTGCCATTCCAAAAGCAGAAACACAACGAATTTTTATTGTACGTTTAGATCGTGGTGTGACCAGTGCTAATAGCTCCTCGACCAATCTTAGCTTTAGACGTAATGGCAGTCTTGCAGCACAAAAGGACTTTATATTACAGAGACAAAATCTTTCTTATTGTATTCAGGTTGGGGTGATTGGAGATACCACAATCAAAGAGGGAGCTTGCACATGA
- the pilV gene encoding type IV pilus modification protein PilV, which produces MIKFSQQGVGLVEVLVALVILALGVLGFSALQLRALDAAQEATEQSIAMNTARDLAERIRVNRTALAAYKTAINTKAADDSKLTCIGTETRNASPATKKIDVPKCNPTVMAQHDAAEILKKINAQGQTIIIANCVGSSLNCIYVAWGKTIITASNISQCVDTGTGVYQADTKCLVMEAF; this is translated from the coding sequence ATGATAAAATTTTCTCAGCAAGGTGTTGGTTTAGTTGAGGTTTTGGTTGCACTTGTAATTTTGGCCTTAGGTGTACTCGGGTTCTCAGCTTTACAATTAAGAGCTTTAGATGCAGCACAAGAGGCTACAGAGCAGTCTATTGCAATGAATACCGCACGAGATTTAGCTGAAAGAATACGTGTAAATAGAACTGCTTTAGCTGCGTATAAAACGGCAATAAATACAAAAGCAGCCGATGACAGTAAGTTAACTTGCATTGGTACAGAAACTCGGAATGCTAGTCCAGCTACTAAAAAAATAGATGTACCTAAATGTAATCCCACAGTGATGGCACAACATGATGCGGCTGAAATTCTTAAGAAAATAAATGCCCAAGGACAGACAATTATTATTGCAAATTGTGTAGGAAGCTCTTTGAACTGTATTTATGTTGCTTGGGGTAAGACAATTATTACAGCGAGTAATATTAGTCAATGTGTTGATACTGGAACAGGTGTTTATCAAGCCGATACCAAGTGTTTAGTTATGGAGGCATTCTAG
- the pilV gene encoding type IV pilus modification protein PilV, which translates to MNIQKQQGVGLVEVLVALVLLAISVLGFAALQLRAIDSSFEASKQVLATTIARDLAERMRANPQATRAGKYKVKAVEVPKTDVSMVADKPEKIALQDLQNAALEAKNNGMNLAIDQCPTGNNRQCIYVAWDETNLASDQGIAACIKDGAYVSGSHCLFLEAY; encoded by the coding sequence ATGAATATTCAAAAACAACAAGGTGTTGGACTCGTAGAAGTATTGGTTGCTCTGGTTTTATTGGCAATCAGCGTACTCGGTTTTGCTGCTTTACAGTTACGGGCTATTGATTCCAGTTTTGAGGCGAGTAAACAGGTTCTGGCGACAACTATCGCGCGGGATTTAGCAGAACGTATGCGAGCGAATCCTCAAGCAACTCGCGCTGGAAAATATAAGGTGAAAGCGGTCGAGGTTCCTAAAACGGATGTCTCAATGGTAGCTGACAAACCTGAAAAAATTGCCCTACAAGATTTACAGAATGCGGCATTGGAAGCAAAAAATAATGGGATGAACCTTGCGATTGATCAGTGTCCGACTGGAAATAATCGACAATGTATTTATGTCGCTTGGGATGAAACCAATCTAGCAAGTGACCAAGGCATCGCAGCATGTATCAAAGACGGTGCTTATGTTTCTGGATCACATTGCTTGTTCTTGGAGGCATATTGA
- the ispH gene encoding 4-hydroxy-3-methylbut-2-enyl diphosphate reductase: MEIVLANPRGFCAGVDRAIAIVNRALECFNPPIYVRHEVVHNKFVVDDLRQRGAVFVDELDQVPDDSIVIFSAHGVSKAVQQEADRRGLKVFDATCPLVTKVHIEVTKYAREGTEAILIGHEGHPEVEGTMGQYDKTKGGAIYLVEDEQDVEALMVNHPDKVAFVTQTTLSIDDTAKVIDALRTKFPKIQGPRKDDICYATQNRQDAVRDLAEQCDVVLVVGSPNSSNSNRLRELAERMGKSAYLVDNADQLEKDWFKSESKIGVTAGASAPEILIKQVIQRLQDWGATPPKELQGREENITFSLPKELRIQVIQA; encoded by the coding sequence ATGGAAATCGTGTTGGCCAATCCACGAGGCTTTTGTGCTGGTGTTGACCGTGCTATAGCAATCGTCAATCGGGCACTGGAGTGTTTTAACCCGCCTATTTATGTACGCCATGAAGTGGTGCATAACAAATTTGTGGTCGATGATTTACGTCAGCGTGGTGCTGTTTTTGTCGATGAGTTGGATCAGGTTCCTGATGATTCTATTGTGATTTTTAGTGCACATGGCGTATCTAAAGCGGTACAACAAGAAGCTGATCGTCGTGGTTTAAAAGTATTTGATGCGACCTGTCCATTAGTGACTAAAGTTCATATTGAAGTGACGAAATATGCACGTGAAGGGACCGAAGCCATTCTGATTGGTCATGAAGGCCATCCAGAAGTTGAAGGTACCATGGGTCAGTATGATAAAACCAAAGGTGGCGCAATTTATCTAGTCGAAGATGAACAAGATGTTGAAGCCTTAATGGTAAATCATCCAGATAAGGTCGCTTTTGTAACGCAAACTACACTTTCAATCGATGATACCGCCAAAGTAATTGATGCGTTGCGGACCAAATTCCCAAAAATTCAAGGCCCACGTAAAGATGATATTTGCTATGCCACCCAGAACCGTCAAGATGCGGTACGTGATTTGGCAGAGCAGTGTGATGTAGTTCTTGTTGTTGGTTCTCCAAACTCGTCAAACTCGAATCGCTTACGTGAATTGGCAGAGCGTATGGGGAAATCTGCTTACTTGGTTGATAATGCAGATCAGCTGGAAAAAGATTGGTTTAAATCGGAAAGCAAAATTGGTGTAACTGCGGGTGCATCGGCACCAGAAATTCTAATTAAACAAGTGATTCAGCGTTTACAAGATTGGGGTGCAACACCACCCAAAGAGTTACAAGGACGAGAGGAAAATATCACTTTTAGTCTACCAAAAGAGTTGCGTATCCAAGTGATACAAGCCTAA
- a CDS encoding type IV pilin protein, which yields MINIPHRSGFTFIELMIVVVIVAIFAAIAIPSYQHFTRRAIAAQAQQEIQKLAEQLERHKSKNFTYKGFNARYLYATPPSPRVDSFDSVTQKLSLPLESANPIYTVTILDGGNANPLLTASSAEGQSWVITAISSDIKNFSFVLTSAGMRCKTITPTNININPGASIPPAKVECGAGSEDW from the coding sequence ATGATAAATATACCGCATCGCTCAGGATTTACCTTTATTGAATTGATGATTGTAGTTGTAATTGTTGCAATTTTTGCAGCAATTGCAATTCCTAGTTATCAGCATTTTACACGTCGAGCAATAGCAGCACAGGCACAGCAAGAAATTCAAAAACTTGCTGAGCAATTGGAAAGACATAAGTCTAAAAATTTTACTTATAAAGGTTTTAATGCAAGATATTTATATGCAACACCACCATCCCCAAGAGTTGATAGTTTTGATTCTGTAACTCAAAAACTCTCTCTACCTTTAGAGAGTGCTAATCCGATCTATACAGTTACTATTTTGGATGGAGGTAATGCTAATCCCTTATTAACAGCATCTAGTGCAGAAGGGCAGAGCTGGGTAATTACTGCAATAAGTAGTGATATAAAAAATTTTTCTTTTGTCCTTACGAGTGCTGGTATGAGATGTAAAACAATTACGCCAACCAATATTAATATTAACCCTGGTGCAAGCATCCCACCTGCCAAGGTGGAGTGTGGTGCAGGAAGTGAGGACTGGTAG
- the gmk gene encoding guanylate kinase, giving the protein MSGLLFVVSAASGTGKTSLVKALLDRVSNLHVSVSHTTRGQRPGELDGVHYHFTNKESFLAQVNEGGFIEYAEVFGNYYGTSQAKVKEQLLQGHDVLLEIDWQGAEQVRRLFPESKQIFILPPTQYDLRQRLSNRGTDSVEVIEHRLSCAVEDMRHYASFDYVIINDDFNKAVHDLEAIIAANRLVTLQQSARHQQLIENLLTLDRE; this is encoded by the coding sequence ATGTCGGGTCTATTGTTTGTCGTTTCTGCAGCCTCAGGAACAGGCAAAACATCTTTGGTTAAAGCCCTACTCGATCGAGTCAGCAACTTACACGTTTCTGTCTCACACACTACACGCGGTCAACGCCCTGGTGAACTCGATGGTGTTCACTATCATTTTACCAATAAAGAAAGCTTTTTAGCACAGGTTAATGAAGGCGGTTTCATTGAATATGCGGAAGTATTCGGAAATTATTACGGTACCTCCCAAGCCAAAGTAAAAGAACAACTACTACAAGGTCATGATGTTTTACTTGAAATTGACTGGCAAGGTGCTGAACAGGTTCGTCGACTTTTCCCTGAATCAAAACAAATATTTATCCTACCTCCAACACAGTATGATTTAAGACAGCGCCTTTCAAATCGTGGTACAGATTCTGTTGAGGTGATTGAGCATCGTTTAAGTTGTGCAGTTGAAGATATGCGTCATTATGCAAGTTTTGACTATGTCATTATTAATGATGATTTCAATAAAGCGGTTCATGATTTAGAAGCGATTATTGCTGCAAATCGTTTAGTCACTTTGCAACAAAGTGCGCGCCATCAACAATTAATCGAAAACTTGCTTACCCTTGATCGCGAATAA
- a CDS encoding type IV pilin protein, which translates to MNYKNGFTLIELMIVVAIVAILAAIAYPSYQEYVKRTKRTDAQSEMMMIAHTLSQFKVTRGTYTDAALTGAFGVYGSSVTPRSGTPLYDLTLTTTASTWALTATPKTGTSQVGDGHLVLNHHGEKCWVKGSDKNNGSACTPSATTNWDGR; encoded by the coding sequence GTGAATTATAAAAACGGATTCACACTGATTGAATTGATGATTGTAGTGGCGATTGTGGCGATACTTGCTGCAATTGCTTATCCTTCCTATCAGGAATATGTAAAAAGAACAAAGCGGACAGATGCACAGTCTGAAATGATGATGATTGCACATACGCTCAGTCAGTTTAAAGTTACTCGAGGGACCTATACTGATGCAGCATTGACAGGAGCATTTGGCGTATATGGTAGTTCAGTGACACCTAGGTCTGGAACACCATTATATGATTTGACGCTGACAACAACAGCATCTACTTGGGCATTAACTGCTACACCTAAAACAGGTACTTCACAAGTAGGTGATGGTCATCTTGTGCTCAACCATCACGGTGAAAAATGTTGGGTGAAAGGTTCTGATAAGAATAATGGCTCTGCATGTACTCCATCAGCAACGACAAACTGGGATGGCCGTTAA
- the rpoZ gene encoding DNA-directed RNA polymerase subunit omega codes for MARVTVEDCLDHVDNRFELVLVASKRARQLARQGMEPTVEWDNDKPTVVALREIAIGHVTKEILKQRDQDYQTSNLDMVLSTNSLNLEGFTF; via the coding sequence ATGGCACGTGTAACCGTTGAAGATTGTTTAGACCATGTAGATAACCGCTTCGAGTTAGTACTGGTAGCGAGTAAACGTGCACGTCAATTAGCACGTCAAGGTATGGAACCAACTGTAGAATGGGACAATGACAAACCAACAGTCGTTGCATTGCGTGAAATTGCAATTGGTCATGTCACTAAAGAAATTTTAAAACAACGCGATCAAGACTACCAGACATCAAACCTTGATATGGTACTGTCTACAAATTCATTAAACTTAGAAGGTTTCACTTTCTAA
- a CDS encoding PilW family protein: protein MVALALGLLVSAVAIQLFLTSQRSITTQQAMMNLQNSTLFGLGTMINDIRLANYNSSQPYVNDRVLYGGVVLAANNISANLPTFTINSGLLTRGSVGPSNLKDQQSDQLVIQYHVSTANQYDCEGRGLASGDYVVERYFLRADNNRSDPNQPLALACKAARYTAASAKTNTTLNLAGNGEIIIPRADHFSVRLGVAFDGANSSCDAVTETAASSIANIAPDTRLDCFSYMNIENYRALTGEKPQIVSLQIGLLVRSTDTGGNNQFFDADQKYKVLNVDEKLKTDDKNKLYLRSVVTQTIAIRNGFGIQ, encoded by the coding sequence ATGGTTGCACTTGCTTTGGGGTTATTAGTGAGTGCAGTAGCAATTCAGCTATTTTTGACAAGCCAACGCAGTATTACGACTCAACAGGCAATGATGAATTTGCAAAATTCGACATTATTTGGTTTGGGTACAATGATTAATGACATTCGCTTAGCAAATTACAACTCATCCCAACCTTATGTTAATGACAGGGTTTTATATGGTGGTGTTGTACTTGCTGCAAATAATATATCTGCAAATTTACCTACTTTTACCATAAATTCAGGCTTGTTAACTCGGGGTTCAGTTGGTCCTTCAAATTTGAAAGACCAGCAAAGTGATCAGTTAGTTATTCAATATCATGTTAGTACGGCAAATCAATATGATTGTGAAGGTCGGGGCTTAGCTTCGGGTGACTATGTGGTGGAGCGCTATTTTTTAAGAGCTGATAACAATCGGAGTGATCCAAATCAACCTCTTGCCTTGGCCTGTAAGGCAGCTCGCTATACTGCGGCAAGTGCAAAAACGAATACGACATTAAATTTGGCTGGAAATGGTGAAATTATTATTCCTCGGGCTGATCACTTTAGTGTGAGATTAGGTGTTGCATTTGATGGAGCAAATTCGAGCTGTGATGCGGTTACAGAAACAGCTGCCAGTAGTATAGCTAATATTGCTCCTGATACTCGATTAGATTGTTTTAGTTATATGAATATTGAAAATTATCGAGCTTTAACAGGTGAAAAGCCTCAAATTGTTTCACTACAAATAGGTTTGCTTGTACGTTCAACAGATACTGGCGGAAATAATCAATTTTTTGATGCTGATCAAAAATATAAAGTTCTTAATGTTGATGAAAAGTTAAAGACAGATGATAAAAACAAACTTTATTTGCGTAGTGTAGTTACACAAACCATCGCGATACGTAATGGCTTTGGTATTCAGTAA
- a CDS encoding prepilin-type N-terminal cleavage/methylation domain-containing protein, translating into MGKTRGFTLIELLVTIAVLAVIAMMAVPSFGNLIARKKLETKAKEYALFFGEVRGKAIGLQKEITIKKCPIVSQNEECPLNTATTYYQSVKVGNLNLTSDYMDHGDVILKFGANGLTSSLNTRPIPNPNYIASNPTDLTTNPPTNPPTIDEIVPIKFTLCDSVLKQSKIILISKVGTVDSITSGTCT; encoded by the coding sequence ATGGGGAAAACTCGGGGATTCACCTTAATTGAGTTACTAGTGACGATTGCGGTGTTGGCTGTGATTGCGATGATGGCTGTTCCTTCGTTTGGTAATTTAATTGCGAGAAAGAAACTAGAGACAAAAGCGAAAGAATATGCTTTGTTTTTTGGTGAGGTGAGAGGTAAGGCAATTGGATTGCAAAAAGAAATAACAATCAAAAAGTGCCCTATAGTCAGTCAAAATGAAGAATGTCCGTTGAATACAGCAACGACATATTATCAGTCTGTGAAGGTAGGGAATTTGAATCTCACAAGTGATTATATGGATCATGGAGATGTGATTTTAAAATTTGGTGCAAATGGTTTAACGAGTTCTTTAAATACACGACCTATTCCTAATCCTAATTACATCGCTAGTAATCCGACAGATTTAACAACAAATCCTCCAACAAATCCTCCAACTATAGATGAGATTGTGCCAATTAAATTTACGTTGTGTGATTCAGTGCTAAAACAGAGCAAAATAATTTTAATTTCAAAAGTAGGTACTGTTGATAGTATTACCTCGGGGACTTGCACATGA